The DNA region CATTCTCGTCAACAACGCCATGGCGTCCGCCCTTGTGCCGCTGACCGAAACCAGCGACAAGGACATCGAACTGGCGATGAGCACCGGCCCGATGGCCACCCTGTACTTCATGCGCGCCTGCTATCCGCACCTCGTCGACGGAGGCAGAATCATCAACCTCCGATCCGGCTCCGAAGTGACCGCGATTCCCAACTTCGTCACCTACATCGCGGCCAAATCCGCGATCGCGGGCATCACCCGCGCCGCCGCGCGCGAGTGGGGCCGATCCGGCATCACCGTGAACGCCATCTGCCCGTTCGTGCTGTCCGACGCCGCCGCAGCCGAATTCGAGAAGCACCCGGGACAGCTCGACAACATCCTCGCCAACCTGTCGATCCCTCGCCTCGGCCATGCCGAGAACGACATCGGCCGGGCCGTGGTCTACCTGGCCGGACCGGACGCGAGCTACGTCACCGGGACCACCATCAGCGTGGACGGCGGCGCCGCCTTCATGGCGTAGCGGCCGCCGCGCCTCAACCCCGCCCGCTATCGTCAAGCGCCCCAAGGACACCCGATGGGCCAGGCGATCGGGGCAGTGCGCGAATCATGGTTGGGGAAAAATCGCGGCGGTCACCTGTCGGGCAGCGTCGAGCACCAGTGGCGCGACTCGCTTGAGCTGTGCGTCGCTTTTGCCGGTCACCGAGATTGCGCCGATCGTGCTGTCGAGGGGGGTGCGGATAGCGACAGCGGTGCAGGCGATGTCGTCGAAGCATTCTCCACGCTCGAACGCGATGCCGTTTCGGTCGCGTATGGCGCTGAGTTGCTTGTGAAGCA from Nocardia tengchongensis includes:
- a CDS encoding SDR family NAD(P)-dependent oxidoreductase, which translates into the protein MQTLNGKVAIVTGAAGGVGRGIALALAHAGARVAIPDIKPADDMVAELGADNVLAKICDIRDSSQVNSFVDEVVAKFGTVDILVNNAMASALVPLTETSDKDIELAMSTGPMATLYFMRACYPHLVDGGRIINLRSGSEVTAIPNFVTYIAAKSAIAGITRAAAREWGRSGITVNAICPFVLSDAAAAEFEKHPGQLDNILANLSIPRLGHAENDIGRAVVYLAGPDASYVTGTTISVDGGAAFMA